The Ficedula albicollis isolate OC2 unplaced genomic scaffold, FicAlb1.5 N02941, whole genome shotgun sequence region TGTATATGAAATACATAATTGTAAGTTAGATTTGGTGGCAGTTGATCATTGAAAAATACCAAACTGATCAGAAAGGGTGTTCAGGCCTGTAACTGATGTTAGGATTTGATGCCTGTGGCAAGTGTTATGCTCTTCTTTCTAATAAATCTCTTTTCAGTTTCTCGAGACAGTTTTACAGCTGGTGGTCTTTTAACTTCAAGTTCAGTGACAGAGGGTGTGCCCAAAGATTCTCAGCCTTCCTTGGATTTGGCCAGTGCAACTAGTGGAGATAAAATTGTCACTGCACAGGTATTGGGAAATGGTTGTAAGTTTGATAACTGTAACATTGTCTGTTGCTTCAGTGTTAGAGTAGAGACAATGTAATCTATGTCTGCACAATTTCAGGAAAACGGGAAAGCAGCTGATGGCCAAACAACAAATGAAGTACTTGGACCACAAAGACCCAGGTCTAACTCCGGCAGAGAGCTCACAGATGAGGTATGAGTGGCTATGGTCTGTGCATGGTACACCTTTGTGCTTGCTTTTCCTGTCTGTTAAATGAATTGTCCTAGTCACCAGTCACTCCTTGTTCTCTGAACCACTCCATGCTGTCACTAGGAATGCAAATAGGAGTGAGGGCACAGCTGGTTTTGTCCACCTAAGAACTTTGTGTCCCCTGAGTCATGTGTGGCATTAGCCTTTGGAAGTGTGAGCTGTAACAGACCTGAAATGCCATCAAGTTTGTGTTAGTAGCTGTGCAAACACCTCAAAGGATTTTCATGGGAGGGAACACCAGCAAACCTGGCATTTTGTCATGGGTCTTAGAGGGGAAGGAGTCAGCAATAGGAAAATTATCTTCCTCatactaaaaaatattt contains the following coding sequences:
- the LOC101815322 gene encoding WD repeat-containing protein 44-like encodes the protein MLFFLINLFSVSRDSFTAGGLLTSSSVTEGVPKDSQPSLDLASATSGDKIVTAQENGKAADGQTTNEVLGPQRPRSNSGRELTDEEILASVMIKNLDTGEEIPLSLAEEKLPTGINPLTLHIMRRTKEYV